Within Dysgonomonas sp. HDW5A, the genomic segment CTGCCTTTCGGCACGTTTAGTTTTACGCCCGCTTCGCTTATCAGCCAACGGCTGCACCACTGATGCACTGGGGCTGACGCCTGCAAATGGCTTTGTCCGTCAGGCTTCTCGACCTTGGCGTTTGCACGGGGTACCCGCAGGATGAAGAAAGCGTTAAGAAACAAAAGGATATCAATAGTAAACGTTTTTCTTTTGTTTTAGCTTTCGAGACCGTAGCGGGTCGGGCAAAAGGCACAGTCTTGATCTTTTGTTTCGTTTTGCATCAAGGCAAAATGAAAAACAAACCCAAAGGGTGCGTTAGAATAATTGAACATTAAACATAACAAATCAACTACTTATTCGAGTAAAAGACAGTTTTCTTCTCCCTTGCATATATTTTCTTTAAAATTTAAGAAATCTCTTGATATTTATGCATAACTTATTGACTTTCGCTATTAAAATAAACTTTAAATGTGTATTTTTGTAAAATTCGAAAATCTTTATATTTTTAGATAAGAAAGGCATGGATACTGAGAAGCAGCATTTGTTGGACAATCGTTATTTGCGTATGGCGATGATTTGGGCCGAAAATTCCTATTGTAAAAGACGCAAAGTGGGTGCTCTTATTGTAAAAGATAAAATGATAATTTCTGATGGATATAATGGAACACCGTCCGGATTCGAGAATATTTGCGAAGATGAAAATTATTTGACAAAACCTTATGTCTTACATGCCGAAGCTAATGCTATTACTAAGGTTGCCCGTTCGCATAACAGTAGTATGGGAGCTACGATGTATGTTACAACATCGCCTTGCATGGAGTGTTCGAAACTTATCATACAGTCGGGAATAAAAAGAGTGGTATATAGTGATAAATATCATAATATGGATGGTTGCGAGCTTCTCGAAAGAGCCGGTATCGAAACCATTTTTATAGATTTGACAGAATAAACAAAAATAAACTATAAGTACTAAATATAACATGTCGAAGACAGAACCGACTGTTGTATTTGTACTTTCAAACTAATAAAAAGGCCTGAAGCCTTAATATCAACACATATAATTTTTGATTTCAATGAGATCAACATCTAGTAGTAAGAGATACTTTGTTTGGTTACCCTTGTGGATTGCTTTTGGTATTGTAATTGGCATTATTATTGGCAACGGGTTTTCAATATTC encodes:
- a CDS encoding dCMP deaminase family protein is translated as MDTEKQHLLDNRYLRMAMIWAENSYCKRRKVGALIVKDKMIISDGYNGTPSGFENICEDENYLTKPYVLHAEANAITKVARSHNSSMGATMYVTTSPCMECSKLIIQSGIKRVVYSDKYHNMDGCELLERAGIETIFIDLTE